From Erythrobacter sp. YJ-T3-07:
CAGCTTCACCATGGGGGACACCGCCCCCGCCAATCTGACCGACGCGAACGAGGCGACCGACGGCACCCCCACACCGTCACCCGACGGCAAGTGGCTCGCCTATCTCGCGATGGAGCGGCCCACATACGAAGCGGATCGGCTGCAGATCATGCTGCGCGATCTCGCAACCGGAGAAACCCGCGCGCTGACGCAGGATTTCGACCGTAGCTTCGGCTCGCTCGCGTGGACCCCCGATTCGCGCTGGATCGTCGCCACCGCGCAGGACGTGCTCGACACGCCCGCCTTCCGGATCGACCCGCGCACCGGCACGGTGACCAAGCTCGACCTGATGCCCGGCAACGAAGCACATATCGGCAATGTGACCCCGCTCAGTGGCCAGCGCCTGCTGTTCACCCGCGATTCGATCGCCGCCCCGGCCGAAGTCTACCTGTCGCGCAACTGGGGTGAGGCAGACCGGCTGACCAGCGTCGCGACCGACCGGATCGATGCACTCGCCCCGGTCGAAACCCGCCGGTTCGATTTCGCAGGCGCAAATGGCGACACCGTGTGGGGCCAGATCACCAAGCCTTCGGGCGCCGCCGGGACGCTACCCGCAATTCTCTACGTCCACGGCGGTCCGCAGGGTTCGTTCAACGATGGCTGGTCGAGCCGCTGGAACCCGCGCGTGCTGGCGAGCCAGGGCTATGCGGTGATCTCGGTCGATTTCCACGGGTCGACCGGATACGGTCAGGCCTTCACCGATGCGATCAACCGCGACTGGGGCGGCAAGCCGCTGGAGGACCTGCAGAAAGGCCTCGCCGCCGCGCTCGCGCTCGATCCGCAGATCGACGGCGACAAGGCCTGCGCGATGGGCGCGTCCTACGGCGGCTACATGATGAACTGGATCGCCGGGAACTGGTCCGACCGGTTCGACTGCCTGGTACAGCATGACGGCCTGTTCGACATGCGCAGCTTCTATTACGCGACCGAAGAACTGTGGTTTCCCCGCTGGGACTTCGGCGGCAGCTACGCCGTGGCGCGCGACACCTACGAGCGCTGGAACCCGGTGAACTACGTCGACAGCTGGCAGACCCCGATGCTGGTGGTGACCGGGGAGAAGGATTTCCGCGTGCCCTATACCCAGGGCATCGGCGCCTTCACTGCCTTGCAGGAACGCGGCATCCCCTCGCAGCTGCTGGTCTTCCCGGATGAGAACCACTGGGTGCTCAAGCCCGCGAACTCGCTGCAGTGGCACGATACCGTGTTCGCGTGGCTCGATCGCTGGCTGGGCGAAGGCGCCGAATGAACAAGGCCAGGGAGCTGCGCAAGGCGCGCGAGGCGCTCGCAAAGACGGGTGGAGAGCGCGCCGCGCGGCACATCTTCCTGTGCGCTCTGCCGGAAAAGGCGAAGTGCTGCGACCGTGCGCAGGGCAAGGAATCCTGGAACTACCTCAAGAAACGCCTGAAGGAGCTGCGGATCGGCCCGTCGAAGGATGACGGGCAGGATCTGCTGGTCCGGCGGACCAAGGCGGACTGCCTGCAGATCTGCGACGCGGGGCCGATCGCGCTCGTCCAGCCCGATGGCGTCTGGTACCATTCCTGCACGCCTGAGGTGCTGGAGGAGATCATCCAGCAGCATCTGATCGGCGGCGAACCGGTGGAGGCGTATCGCCTGTATCCGGAGCGCTGAGGGCTCTCAGCGTCGCCAGTCGTCCTCGCCGCTGTCGTGCCAGCCATCCTCGTCGGCCAGCGGGTTGTGGATCGATTCGTCGTGGCCGGTGCCGTTGGACAGGAACACCAGCCCCATCAGCGCGCTGGCGAGCAGCATTGTCAGCCCGATACCCAGCGCGACCGCGATGAAGAAATGCGGGCTGACCTCCGCCTCGCTCCAGAAGATCGCTGCCATTGCCGCCGCGACCACGATGATCGTCACCAGCAGCATGAAGCGCATGATCCGCTTGTAGCGGGCCCAGGCGAAGGCGGCCTGTTCGGGATCGTCGAGCGGGGATTTGGGCGGCATCGGGCCCTCCTGTGGCAGGGTGTCGCGCAGATTCGCCAAAACGAACCCTTCGTGTCATGATCCTCATCCAAAAAAAGGAGAGCTGAGGATGGATATCGAACGGCTTGTCGCGGATCGCGATCCTCATGACATCGTGAGCTGCCAGACGCAAACTCCGATGCGCGACGCGGTTGCGCTGCTCGCGGAAAAGCGGATCGGCGCGCTGCCGGTGATGGACGGCGGCAAGGTCGCGGGCATTTTTTCCGAGCGCGACGTGATCTATTGCATGGCGCGACAGGGGCCCGAGTGCCTCGATCGGCCGGTGGGCGAGGTGATGACCTCACCCGCGATCACCGTCACGCGGGACCAGAAGATCGACCGCGCGCTGGCGCTGATGACCAAACGGCGGATCCGCCACCTGCCAGTGGTCGAAGGCGATCGCCTGCTCGGCTTCGTCTCGATCGGCGATCTGGTCAAATCGCGCTTCGACGAGGTGGAGCGAGAGGCCGAGGATTTGCGTAGCTACATCCAGACGGCTTGAGGCAAGGCCCCTGCGCGCCCATATCGTAGCTATGACCGATACTCCCGCTCTCACAGAAGCCGCCGCAGCGCGCGTCTCCGCCATTGCCAGCAAGCAGGGCAAGCCTGCGGTTTTGCGGCTTGCCGTGGATGGCGGCGGATGCTCGGGCTTCCAGTATCGCTTCGAACTGGCCGATGGGCCCGAGAGCGACGACCTGACCAGCGAGACCAACGGGGTGACTCTGGTGGTCGATCCGGTCAGCCTCGATCTGGTGGCAGGCAGCAAGGTCGATTTCGTCGAATCCTTGGGCGGCGCGGCCTTCCAAGTCGAGAATCCCCAGGCCGCCGCCGGCTGCGGCTGCGGCTCCAGCTTCGGGATTTGAATTAGACTAGGCGCTGCGCATCAGGCAGGAAGCCGCCATGCGCATCGCCACCTTCAACATAAACGGGATCAAGGCCCGTCTGCCCCGCCTGCTCGAATGGCTGGAGGAAACGCAGCCCGACGTCGCGTGCCTGCAGGAGATCAAGTCGCAGGACGACGGCTTCCCTGCGAGCGAGTTCGAGGCGATCGGCTATCAGGCGCTGTGGCACGGGCAGAAGAGCTTCAACGGGGTCGCCGTGCTCGCGAAGCAGGGTCTGAACATGGCCGAGCGTCAGCGCGGCCTTCCCGGTGACGAAAGCGACGATCAGGCCCGCTATCTGGAGGTCGAGGTCGATGGCGTGGTTATCGCCAATCTCTACCTGCCCAACGGCAACCCGCACCCCGGCCCCAAGTTCGATTACAAGCTGGCGTGGATGGAGCGCCTGCGCACGCGCATGGCGGCGCTGTGGGCGGAGGAGAAGCCCACGATCGTCCTGGGCGATTTCAACGTCATCCCGCAGGACAAGGACGTGTGGTCGCCGCCCGCGATGGCAGACGACGCGCTGATGCAGCCTGAATCGCGCGATGCCTATGCCCGCCTGCTGGCGGACGGGTGGACCGATGCACTGGGCACGCTCAACCCGCGCGGCGGAGTGTGGACCTTCTGGGACTATCAGCGCGGCGCCTGGCAGCGCGACCATGGCTTCCGCATTGACCACTGCCTGCTCTCGCCCGAACTGGCCGACCGCTTGCAGGCAGCTGGCGTCGACAAGCACGCGCGCGGCCGCGAGAAGGCCAGCGACCATGCACCCGTGTGGGTCGAGATCGCCTGATCCCCTGACCTGAATACGAACCGGCGCACAAAAGGGGCGCAGCACCCTCCCGTGCCGCGCCCCTCTCCAAAACTAAATCCGGTGTCGCTTACCGGTAGAAGATGTGCGTCTTGATGGTCGCCCGCGCGACCTTCTTGCGCGCCCAGCTCGGCTTCACATAGGTCGCGTGGAAATAGAGCGAGTCGTCCGCCGCGCTGTTCCACATGCCTTCGTGTGCGATGCGCGCGATCTTGCGCGCGCGTTCCCACGCGGCGGCATTGCTGCGGCGGCTGGGGATGACGCCGTTCTTCACGAAAGAGAACTGCGAACGCTGGGTGACAACCCCGCAATAATCCGAAGGGAAGGCGGAGGATTCGGCGCGGTTGATAATGACCTGCGCCACCGCCAGCTGGCCTTCGATCGGCTCGCCGCGGGCTTCGAAATAGACTGCGCCTGCCAGGCATTCGAGCTGGCGCGACAGCGTCGCGGGTGCATCGACCTCGGCGACCAGTTCGCGCAGCGATGATGCCTGCGGCGTGGCTGCGTCGGCGACCTGCGCCGTCTCGTCCGCCTTGCTCGTGTTCTCTTCCGGCAGCGGCTGAACCACTTCTTCGGAGATGAACACCGGATCGGCCGAAGCCTCCGGCTGCGGCGCGATTGAAATTTCAGTATCGCCCTGTTGGGCTTGCGCGTCCGCGTAGGTGAACCCTGCGGAGGCGATCAGTCCAGCTGCGACAAACGCCGCAAAGCCGAATTTCGTCTTGCTACCCATTGATCCCGTTCAAAGGGCGGTGAACGAACACAGACGCAGGCTGGAACCATCACGCGCCGAAGCGCTTGTTGAAGTTGTGTAAATGTGAGGGTTCTTGAAAGGCCTGCCGGCCGTTCCCCGACTGCGTGCTTATCGATGCGACCGTATTGCCGCTTCGACCGCCTGCGCAAATTCGAAGTCGGGCGCCCTTTGCCTGTGCGGCGCGCTAGGTCAAGTTAAGGCCGCATTTGTGCGACGAACCGTTGTGCATTTTCGACCTGTGCCTCGACGACCCACAAATCCTCGTCCTGAGCGTGTCTTCGATCGCAATATTCGTAGATTTCCCCTTCGTTTTCAGGGGTTTTCTCCTGCGTTACTTGCCATTCGAAGCCAAACCCGGCGGACGGGCGTCTTTCGACTAGTTTCACGCTTCCGTCTCGCTCGCGCAGCAAAACAATATAGGTGCCACTTTCACGGTCACCTTTGGCAAGGATAACTCCATTGCCACCTTCTGCCGAAACTTGCCGCAAAAGCGCACTCACCAGCAGGTGAGTCGGCAGCCGCGAATCGCTCATTGCGATTCGTCCGCGTATCCTTCGAGGCCTGAAAGCGGGATTCGCGAGCGCATGAATGTGCCGGTGCCGCGCCCGATCTCGTCACCCTCTTCGTCGACCAGCCGCGATTCGGCGACCAGCACGCGCCGTCGCCCGCTGATCCACACGCCCGACGCGGTCACCCGCCCACCGCGCACCGGCTTGGTGAAATGGGCGTTGAACGCGGTCGTCAGCAGGAATCGGTCGGTGACCAGGGTGTTGGCGGCGTAGAAGGCCGCATCGTCGAGCATCTTGAAATAGACGGTGCCATGCGCCGCCCCCGCCGCGTGATAGACGCTTTCGGTAATATCGAACTCTATCCGCGCGCGGCCTTCACCCTCGATGGTGAGGCCCGATGCGAAGAGCGCGTTGATCGGGGCCGAGCGATAGAGCCGCTCAAGCGCGCGATAATGGGCGGCGGGCCCGGGGGAGTCCTCAGGCTGCGTCACGCAGACCCGAATTCGCGATGATCGCGAACAGCTCTTCCTCGCTGCGCGCTTCGAACAACTGGTGCAGCACGCGTTCGTCACGCGTCACCCGGGATATCGCCGCGAGCGCGTGGAGGTGCTGAGCACCCGCATCGCTGGGCGAGAGCAGGCCCACCACCAGCCGCACGGGAATTCCGTCGGCAGCGTCGAAATCGACGTCACGGTCGAGATGGATCAGCATCGCCAGCGGGCGATCGATCGTCTCCAGCCGGGCGTGCGGGATCGCAACTGCCCGGCCGAAGCCGGTGCTGCCGAGCGCTTCGCGCTCGCGCAGCGCGTCCAGCACCATGCCCTCGTCGAGCCCGTAGGCGGATGCAAATCCGCGCGCGAGCTCGGCAAGGATGGCACGCTTGTCGCTGCAATGGGCGCAGCGAACCGCCTCGGGAAGCAATCGGAACGGACTCGGCAAGGTACTGTGCTTTCGTGAGCTGACGTCAGGTCTGGCGTGATGCCGCAAGAGGCGCGGCGGGCGCGCCCTTGCTGGTTGGCATCAATGCCGAACCGCTGGCGCGTCAGTGAGGCTCCACCCATCCGATCGAGCCGTCGTGGCGGCGATAGACCATATTATGGCGGCCACTGCCAGCATTTTTGAAGAACAGCGCATTGGTGTCGCGCAGGTCGAGCAGCATGACCGCATCGGCGACCGAGACTTCGGGGATATCGGTCTTGGTCTCGGCGACCACGGGTGCCGCTTCGTCGACCTCGCTCTCGTCTTCTTCGGCCCGTGCCGCGAAGATGCGGTAGGCCGCTTCCTCCGCCTCGGGCGACAGCGCGCGGTCGGTGTGCTTTTCGCTCAGCCGGCGCTTGTAGCGGCGCAGCTGCTTTTCGAGCTTGGCGGCCGACGCGTCGAGCGCCTGGTGGATGTCATGCGCCTCACCACGCGACTTCAGCGTCAGGCCCTGCTTGATATGGGCGACGATATCGCACGAGAACGCCCCGCCCGGCACCTTGCCGAAGGTGGCGTGGGCCGAAATCGCGCGGCTGAAATACTTGTCGACGATGGCTGCGAGACGATCGGTCGCGTTTTCCTGCAACGCAGCGCCGGTGTCGATCTGGTGGCCCGAAATCCTGACATCCATGCTCAGCAATACTCCTTCTTATTGGCCGCCTTCGGGGGGAGGGCGGGGCCTATCTATGCCAGATAGGTCTTGTCATACGGTCAAGAAAGGCCGCGTGGGCTGCGAGTTCCTGTTCGCTGGCGGAATGGGGCCGGGCCGGGCGCCGCGGGCGATCGCCGGAGGGAAGCATCGCGGCCAGTTCGGGCTCGGCCGGAGCGGTATCGCCTTCGCCAAGCTCGCCAATCAGGCCCATCGCGATCTGCCGCCCGCCGGTCAGCTCGATATAGACCTGCGCGAGCAGTTCCGCGTCGAGCAGCGCGCCGTGGAACACGCGGTGGCTGCGATCGACCCCGTAGCGCGAACACAGCGCATCGAGCGAATGCTTGCCACCCGGGTTCTTGCGCCGTGCCATCTCCAGCGTGTCGATCTTGCGACTCAGGCAGATCGGCTCGCGCGTGCACAGCTCCAGCTCGGCATTGAGGAAGGCGAAGTCGAACCCGGCATTATGCGCCACCAGCATGTCGTCGCGGACGAAATCGAGAAACTCGTCGACCGCGTCGGCGAAGCGCGGCTTGTCCGCAAGGAACTGCGCGCTCAGCCCGTGGATCGCCTCGGCCTCGGCGGGCATATCGCGTTCGGGGTTGTAATAGGCGTGGAAGGTTTCGCCGGTCGGCATCCGGTCGATCAGCTCGACACAGCCGATCTCGACCATCCGGTGCCCCTGCTTGGGGTCGATCCCGGTGGTTTCGGTATCGAAGATGATTTCGCGCATGGCCGGAGTATCGTCCTCCATGGGCCAACTGGCAAGGTCAGGCGGGGGAAGGGCGCTCGCTTTTCAATAGGGCGATCAGTTCGGCGACCTCCGCCTCGGTTTCGGCGAGCGACTGGCCGGTATCGATCACGTGGTCGGCGCGCGCGCGCTTGTCCTCGTCCGGGGTCTGCAGCGCGAGGATCTGCTCGAATTTCTCCTCGGTCATGCCCTCGCGCGCCAGCACCCGTTCGCGCTGGACGGGATGGGGCGCGGAGACCACCACCACCCGGTCGACCCCGCCCGCGCCGCCCTTTTCGAACAATAGCGGGATGTCGAACACGATGACCGGCGCATCGCTGTTCTCCGCGAGGAATGCCGCGCGACGCTGCGCCACCGCAGGGTGCATGATCGCTTCGAGTCGGGCCAGCTCCTCGCGGTTGCCGAAGACCAGCGCGCCCAGCTTGCCGCGATCGACGCCCTCGGGCCCGGTCGTCCCGGGAAAGGCCGCCTCGATCGCGCCGAGCACCGGACCGCCCGGCCCCTGCATCGCGCGAACCTGCGCATCGGCATCGAACACGGGCACGCCGTGCGCCTCGAACATTGCGGCGACCGCCGATTTGCCCATCCCGATCGAACCGGTCAGGCCGAGGATCAGCGGGCGCGTCATGCGCTCAGCAGCTCGCGCAGTTCGGCATCGTGCTCGCGCGGGGGAGGGGCGCCGTAGAACAGGCGGAACGCCTCCGCCGCCTGCCCGATCAGCATCGCCAGCCCGTCGATCGTCGAATGCCCCGCAGCGCGTGCGGCCTGCAGGAATGCGGTGTCGAGCGGGTCGGTGACGATGTCATAGGCGATCGTGCCGGGCGGGGCGTGGCTCCAGTCGAAGGCGAGCTCGTCCTTGCCGCGCATCCCCAGTGGGCTGGCATTGACCACCAGATCGAGCAGGCCCTGCCGGTCGTCGAACGCGAAATCGGTCGGCGCGGCGAAGTGGTCGAGCGGGACGACATGGTGCTCCGTGGTGCCGGGCAGCTGCGCGATCAGCTCTTCGGCCTGTTCGGTCCGGCGCGCGGCGAGCACGAGGGTGAAGCCTTGCGCGGCCAGCGCATGGGCGATCGCCCGCGCGGCCCCGCCCGCACCGATGATCCGCGCCATGCGGAACAGGTGCGTGTCCCGCAGCTGCTGCGTCAGCGGTTCGAGAAACCCGGCGGCATCGGTATTGGTCCCCGCGAGCACGCGATCGAACGCGGGGTAGATCGTGTTGACCGCACCGATCGAGGCCGCCGGGTCTTCCATCGAAGCCAGATACGGCTGGACCGCCTGCTTGAGAGGCATTGTCACGTTGCAGCCGCGCCAGTTCGGGTCGCCCTGCCGCTCCGCAAGATAGTCCGCCAGATCATCCTCGGTCACGCGGGTGGCGCGGTAATCCGCCTTGATCCCCAGCTTATCCAGCCAGAAGCGGTGGATCGCGGGCGACTTGGACTGGGCGATCGGATCGCCGATCACCTCCGCAAAGGGCATGCTCATGAGGCCAGCACATCCTCGTCGCGCAACGCGCCAAGCACTTGCAGCAGCGGCATGCCCAGGATGGTGAAATAGTCGCCCTGAATCCGCTCGAACAATTGCACGCCCAGCGCCTCGATCCGGAATACGCCAACGCACTGGGCGACCTCGGGCCATTCGGCGGCGAGGTAGGATCCGATGAAATCCTCGGTCATCTCGCGCACATGCAGCGTGGCGACGTCTTCACCCAGCCACACGATCCGCCCGTCACGCGCGAGTGCCGCCGCGCTGTAGAGATGCAGCGGCTTGCCCGAGAAGAAGCGCAGGTGCTCGGCCGCGGCATCGCGGTCGCGCGGCTTGTCGAACCGCTCGCCCTCGACCATCACCAGACTGTCGCCCCCCAGCACCAGCGCGCCGGGATTTCCGGCGGACACCGCGCTCGCTTTTGCTGCGGCAAGCGCCTGCGCAATCTCTGCGGGCGGCGCATCGGCCATCTCCGCTTCCAGCGCGCGCTCGTCCACATCGGCACCGATGGCGGACGCAATGGAAACGCCCGCGGCCTCCAGCATGACGCGGCGCGAGGCGCTGTTCGAGGCGAGGATCAGGGTCAGATCGGTTTCTCCTGCGGCTTGGTGCGCGAGCCATGTTCGCCGGCCAGCTTGATGATCGCGGCGGCGGTTTCTTCGATCGAGCGGCGGGTAACGTCGATCACCGGCCAGTTATTGTCCGCGAACATCCGCCGTGCGAAGCGGATTTCCTCCTCCACCCGCTCATGCTCGGCATAGGCGGTCTGCGATGCTTCGTTGAGCGAGAGCAGGCGGTTGCGACGGATCTGCACCAGCCGGTCGGGCGCGGTGGTCAGTCCGACGATCAGCGGCCCGCTCAGTTCGAACAGCACCGGCGGCGGCGGGCTTTCGATCACCAGCGGGATATTGGCGACCTTGTAGCCCCGGTTGGCGAGATAGATGCTGGTCGGCGTCTTCGATGTGCGCGAAACCCCGGTCAGCAGGATATCGGCGCGGTGCCAGTCTTCGCTACCCGCGCCATCATCATGCGCGATGGTGAAATGGATCGCATCGACCCGCTTGAAATAGGCATCGTCCATCCGGTGCTGGCGACCAGGACGGCCATGCGCCTCTTGCCCCAGATGGTTTTCGAGCGCGGTGGTCACCACCCCCAGCGCATCCACCGCGGGCAGGCCCAGGTGTCGACAGCGATCTTCGAGCAGCTCGCGCGTGTCCTCATTCACCAGGGTAAACAGGATCAGCCCGGGTGCCTTCTCCAGTTCCGGCATGATCCGTTCCAGATGCTGGCGCGATCGGACCATCGGCCAGAAATGGCGCACCACGTCCGCCCCTTCGAACTGAGCGAGCGCCGCGTTGGCGACCATCTGGAGGGTCTCGCCGGTCGAATCGGAGAAGAGGTGAATATGCGTGCGCGCCAAGGGAGGATCCGGCCTGTGGAAAGCTCTCGGGATAAACCACTTCATATCCGCAAGGACAAGTCCGGCACGGTTTTCCTGCCCACCGGCCCCCGGATTCACACCGGGGGTTTGCCAACAGGGATGGCCTTTATCCGCATGCTGGGTACAACCGGGATAAGTTTCGATTGACCGCGCAGTCGTGCGGATTCGGTTGGCTGGGGGTGGCCCGGGTTATGAGTCAGGGGGCTGTGCAGCAGTGGGTTATCCCGCCTGTCCACAGGACCTACTTCCTTCATCCATCTATTAATAATATTATTATTTAGGATAGTTAGGCGCATGCCCGGTCCTCTTCTCGATTGCCTGCGCGGCGAACGCGCCGAAAGCCCGCCCGTCTGGTTCATGCGCCAGGCAGGGCGATATTTGCCCGAATACCGCGCCTTGCGGGCCGACAAGGGCGGGTTCCTCGATCTGGTTTACGATAGCGAGGCGGCGTGCGAGGTAACCTTGCAGCCGATCCGCCGGTTCGGGTTCGACGGGGCGATCCTGTTTTCCGATATCCTGATCGTGCCGCATGCGATGGGGCAGAATCTCGAATTCCTCGCCGGCGAAGGGCCCAAGCTGAGTCCGCCGCTGGTCGAGAGCGAGCTTGCCGGGCTCAGCGTCGATCCCTCCCGCTACGACCCGGTCTACCAGACCGTGCGCTTGTGCCGGGAGCAGCTGGCACCCGATGTCACCATGCTCGGCTTTGCGGGAAGTCCGTGGACCGTGGCGACCTACATGATCGCGGGCGAGGGCAGCCGGGATCAGCACGCGGCACGCGCGATGGCCTATGCCGATCCGGGCAAGGTCGAGGCGATCATCGGCGCGATCATCGAGCAGACCGTCGGTTATCTGCGCGGACAGATCGACGCGGGCGCGGAGGCAGTGCAGCTGTTCGACAGCTGGGCAGGCAGTCTCGCTCCGGACGAGTTCGACCGCTGGGTGATCGAGCCCAACACGCGGATCGTGGCCGCGATCAAGGATAGCCATCCGGATATTCCGGTGATCGGTTTTCCCAAGGGTGCGGGCGAGAAGCTGCCTCGCTATGCGGAGCGGGCCGGGGTCGACGCGGTCGGCCTCGACGAAACGCTCGACCCCGAATGGGCGCATGCGGCGCTTCCCAAGGGCATGCCGGTGCAGGGCAATCTCGACCCGATGCTGTTGCTTGCCGGTGGCGATCGGCTGGACCGCACCATCCGGCATATCCTGTCGGCGCTGGCCGACCGGCCGCACGTGTTCAATCTGGGCCACGGAATCGACCGCCACACGCCGATCGCGCATGTCGAACATGCGCTGGGCGTGCTGCGCGATTGGCAGCGCTAGGCAGAGCCGCTAAGGCAGCGTCATGCAGGAAACGCTCAGCATGCTCTATTTCTGGCTCAAGGCCGGGCACATCATCTTCATGGTGTTCTGGATGGCCGGCCTGTTCATTCTGCCGCGCCAGCTTGTCTACATGCACCCGAGCGCGCCCGGTTCGGCCGAGGAAACGCTGTGGGCGACGCGCACAGGCCAGCTTCGCAACATCATCCTGACCCCCAGCCTGATCGTCACCTGGGTGCTGGGCCTGACGCTGTCGATCACCATCGGCGCGTGGAGCGACGGGTGGTTCCACGCCAAGCTGTTTCTGGTGTTGCTGCTGACAGGCTATCACGGTTTCATGGTCGCGCTGTCGAAGAAGATGGCGCACGGCGAGCGACCGATGGAGGAAAAGCGGCTGCGCCTGTGGGGCGAAGTGCCTGCGCTGCTGCTCGCGCTGATCGTCGTTCTGGTGGTCGTAAAGCCGTTCTGATCGGGAAATTCGTGGGCCAAGGTCGATTGACCTGCGCTGCGGACCGACCTATTTCGTGAAGCGACCCGGCCGGGTCCCTGTCGGCATCCTGCCGAACACCATCCATGCTTTCTCCAAGCCCTTACGGTGATGGCCGGCCGCATTCTTTCGGACTAAAAATCTATGCATCTCAAAGACTTAAAGAAGAAGGCTCCGGCCGATCTCGTCAGCATGGCGGAGGAACTGGGCGTCGAGGCGGCGGGCACGATGCGCCGCCAGGACCTGATGTTCTGCATCCTGCGCGAACTCGCCGAAGACGAGGATTACGACGAGCAGATCATGGGCATCGGCACGATCGAGGTGATGCAGGACGGCTTCGGCTTCCTCCGCTCGCCCGAGGCGAACTATCTCGCCGGGCCGGACGACATCTACGTGTCGCCCAACCAGATCCGCAAATGGGGCCTGCGCACCGGCGATACGGTGGAAGGCGAGATTCGCGCCCCGCGCGAGGGGGAGCGCTATTTCGCGCTGACCAAGCTGACCAGCGTCAACTACGACGATCCCGAAGCGGTGCGTATGCGCACCAATTTCGACAACCTGACGCCGCTCTATCCGGACGAGAAGCTGTCGCTCGATACGCTCGACCCGACGGTGAAGGACAAGAGCGCCCGGGTGATCGACATCATCTCGCCGCAGGGCAAGGGCCAGCGCGCGCTGATCGTTGCGCCGCCGCGTACGGGTAAGACCGTGCTGCTGCAGAACATCGCCAAGGCGATCACCGACAATCACCCCGAGGTGTTCCTGCTGGTCCTGCTGGTCGACGAACGGCCC
This genomic window contains:
- the coaE gene encoding dephospho-CoA kinase (Dephospho-CoA kinase (CoaE) performs the final step in coenzyme A biosynthesis.), producing MTRPLILGLTGSIGMGKSAVAAMFEAHGVPVFDADAQVRAMQGPGGPVLGAIEAAFPGTTGPEGVDRGKLGALVFGNREELARLEAIMHPAVAQRRAAFLAENSDAPVIVFDIPLLFEKGGAGGVDRVVVVSAPHPVQRERVLAREGMTEEKFEQILALQTPDEDKRARADHVIDTGQSLAETEAEVAELIALLKSERPSPA
- a CDS encoding shikimate dehydrogenase, whose translation is MSMPFAEVIGDPIAQSKSPAIHRFWLDKLGIKADYRATRVTEDDLADYLAERQGDPNWRGCNVTMPLKQAVQPYLASMEDPAASIGAVNTIYPAFDRVLAGTNTDAAGFLEPLTQQLRDTHLFRMARIIGAGGAARAIAHALAAQGFTLVLAARRTEQAEELIAQLPGTTEHHVVPLDHFAAPTDFAFDDRQGLLDLVVNASPLGMRGKDELAFDWSHAPPGTIAYDIVTDPLDTAFLQAARAAGHSTIDGLAMLIGQAAEAFRLFYGAPPPREHDAELRELLSA
- a CDS encoding Maf family protein, producing the protein MTLILASNSASRRVMLEAAGVSIASAIGADVDERALEAEMADAPPAEIAQALAAAKASAVSAGNPGALVLGGDSLVMVEGERFDKPRDRDAAAEHLRFFSGKPLHLYSAAALARDGRIVWLGEDVATLHVREMTEDFIGSYLAAEWPEVAQCVGVFRIEALGVQLFERIQGDYFTILGMPLLQVLGALRDEDVLAS
- a CDS encoding pyruvate, water dikinase regulatory protein translates to MARTHIHLFSDSTGETLQMVANAALAQFEGADVVRHFWPMVRSRQHLERIMPELEKAPGLILFTLVNEDTRELLEDRCRHLGLPAVDALGVVTTALENHLGQEAHGRPGRQHRMDDAYFKRVDAIHFTIAHDDGAGSEDWHRADILLTGVSRTSKTPTSIYLANRGYKVANIPLVIESPPPPVLFELSGPLIVGLTTAPDRLVQIRRNRLLSLNEASQTAYAEHERVEEEIRFARRMFADNNWPVIDVTRRSIEETAAAIIKLAGEHGSRTKPQEKPI
- the hemE gene encoding uroporphyrinogen decarboxylase: MPGPLLDCLRGERAESPPVWFMRQAGRYLPEYRALRADKGGFLDLVYDSEAACEVTLQPIRRFGFDGAILFSDILIVPHAMGQNLEFLAGEGPKLSPPLVESELAGLSVDPSRYDPVYQTVRLCREQLAPDVTMLGFAGSPWTVATYMIAGEGSRDQHAARAMAYADPGKVEAIIGAIIEQTVGYLRGQIDAGAEAVQLFDSWAGSLAPDEFDRWVIEPNTRIVAAIKDSHPDIPVIGFPKGAGEKLPRYAERAGVDAVGLDETLDPEWAHAALPKGMPVQGNLDPMLLLAGGDRLDRTIRHILSALADRPHVFNLGHGIDRHTPIAHVEHALGVLRDWQR
- a CDS encoding CopD family protein; this translates as MQETLSMLYFWLKAGHIIFMVFWMAGLFILPRQLVYMHPSAPGSAEETLWATRTGQLRNIILTPSLIVTWVLGLTLSITIGAWSDGWFHAKLFLVLLLTGYHGFMVALSKKMAHGERPMEEKRLRLWGEVPALLLALIVVLVVVKPF
- the rho gene encoding transcription termination factor Rho, coding for MHLKDLKKKAPADLVSMAEELGVEAAGTMRRQDLMFCILRELAEDEDYDEQIMGIGTIEVMQDGFGFLRSPEANYLAGPDDIYVSPNQIRKWGLRTGDTVEGEIRAPREGERYFALTKLTSVNYDDPEAVRMRTNFDNLTPLYPDEKLSLDTLDPTVKDKSARVIDIISPQGKGQRALIVAPPRTGKTVLLQNIAKAITDNHPEVFLLVLLVDERPEEVTDMQRSVKGEVISSTFDEPAQRHVQVAEMVIEKAKRLVEHKKDVVILLDSITRLGRAYNTVVPSSGKVLTGGVDANALQRPKRFFGAARNIEEGGSLSIIATALIDTGSRMDEVIFEEFKGTGNSEIVLDRKVADKRIFPALDVGKSGTRKEELLVEKDKLSKMWVLRRILMQMGTIDSMEFLLDKMKDSKTNEDFFDTMNQ